The Sesamum indicum cultivar Zhongzhi No. 13 linkage group LG9, S_indicum_v1.0, whole genome shotgun sequence genome segment TAATCGTCGCAAGTTTGCgaaatttgtactttttcataaataaccATTTTTCAGATGATTTTTCTGacgaaaaaatatcacatgtagTGCATATCTGATATTTAAAGTTATTGTGATGACATGTCACTGCATCTATGTTCTTtccgcaaaaaaaaaaaagaaaaaaaatacaagaaaacagtcatatataaaaaagtgtaaattttgcaaaattaagataataattgacaaaaaaaataaataaataaatgataaaatataaaaataagaatattgaTATGGAAAaagtatatgaaaaaaattaattggtcTCTGTTGAATCTACAGCAACTAAATTCAATATTCCTTGTGTCATTTCCAGGATTATGTCCTACATCACTTCAAGCACATATTGACTGCATATCAGTGGAAATCTTCAAGAGGCTCTAAATAAGGAGATCTTCCTTCTCCATATCTTTTTATacttagggttaattatatttaaatttccatcagaaatgtaaattacatttttttcccaaaataaaattaaaattaaacctagtctccaaaaattttctttacaCTTGGCACCCTTTCGTAAGttttgaacgaaaaatactaatactaacaaaatatatagatatatatgtatatatatatataattttaattttgcccctcGTTTAATTATTGTTGGTGAGTGTTTGCAAGAGCTATCAGAaaaacaattttcaatttctgacTGTCATAAAGCACTTTCAATGTGTTTGGAATGCCAACTTCTACTTCTAAAGTTGTTAAGAGAAGCACTTTTAGGCCAAAAGGGTGCTTCTAgctgctttgatttttttttgtttataatccagctttgttttttattatttaccctcgttataataattttaattcaactttacagattttagtttattttaaaagttacatATTTAAAGtggatatttaaatttttatataattcgaATAATTTGACAAACATTTTAATTGATGTATTATCTAATTGTATCATTCCtacatcattaaaaaaatattaactaaaagactatgattaattaagaaGTTGTTGGGCACTTGATACATAAATAATGCGTTCGGCCACTCGTTGGCCTGGTCCATTTGAAGACCCAATTTGTGCAGAAATTTGGTACAAGGGCCTGGAGGTGCGCAAGGCACAAGAGGGATTAGCCCCTATGTGTGGATTTATCCTCAACAACCGCTTGAACCGAGTACGTTGGCATTCAGCCTCCTCATCCGCTGCAGCTATAAAAGCcaattccccccccccccccccttttggGGAAATCGGTCCNNNNNNNNNNNNNNNNNNNNNNNNNNNNNNNNNNNNNNNNNNNNNNNNNNNNNNcccccccccccccccctgtTTAGGGTAATGTGACCTTAAAACAAACACACCTATGAACTCATGTCCAAGCATTCTTCTAAGCAAAATCATTCTGTTATTTCCTAAGCATATGTTGAGTTTATTccctttgtaatttattttattatcatcaaCTATTGATTAGTCATCGAAGTGCTAACATTATTTATAGGTCCCTTTATCAAGTTTGCTAAAGATTTGACCCAAAGATTTGAAGtccaataattttcttaacgAACACTTTTTTCTCGCATCAAGTAACGTTGGCCATGGGAACACCGAACTAAGGCGGAATAATCAATGGAAACCCCAAACAACAATTTGAACAAGTGAAAGGTTGTGGAGGTAGCCGGTAATGCTCAAACTCTTTAGGTGGTGGGAGGGGACCCCCTTGGCCCCAAGTGGACCCATGGAAGCGGGATCTTCCAGGTACTCATCAAGCCCCTAGCTGATTCCATGCGTAACAGCACCTCGTCTGTCACCTCTTCAAAAAAGTTATCTCTAGGGCTATTGGAGACTATACAGTAGATGATCGCTTCAATAGTACAAGCGTAGTTGATGGCTATAACTCAAGTGCCTGTGGTGGCTCCTGCAACTGTGGAGGCACAAAGTGAGCAAGAGGTGCCCCGTGCTCAAAGGCCGTTGGCTCCCATTAGGAAGTAGGGCCAGCCCCACTAGAGAAGGTTCCCCCTTAGTGGATAACCCGCCTGAAATGCTTGTAGAAGCGACTTCAAGATGTACGAAACCAGGTAATGGGAGTCCCGATGGAGGAGCTACTTGGCGTCCCCTTCATTGAGGGGGTTATGATGGATTAGCTTTCCCTAGATTCTCGGACTCCAACTATTGCGGAGTATGATGGTATACGAATCCCTAGGAGCACCTATCTCGATTCAAAAACACGACTCTCTTACACCATTACGCAGATGGAATCATGTGTCGAGTATTCGTTACTACTTTCGCCAGGGTAGCCTTGCAATGGTTCAACCAACTACTTGCAGGGGCAATTGGGAACTTTTAGAAATTTTGGTCCTTGTTTATACATCAATTTGCtagcaacaaaaaatatcaaaagacgGAGTTCAGGCTCTTTAAAGTCCTCCAAAAGGATGGGGCATCCCTAAGATATTACCTCCACCTCTTCAGCATAGCTACCCTAGAGGTACCTTCAGCTACCCAAGAGGCCAAGGCCAACGCCTTCTCCTAATTGTTGCTGGATGGAGATTTCTTTAAGTTCCTGGCAGGGAAGCCAACCCCGAGGTTTTCAGCCTCTTGGCCTGAGAGCCAAGTATATCAATATAGAGGATACGCAAGACTACAAGAGTAAAGAATGGggcaaaagaagaaacattCCAATAAGAAAAGGTCTTCTGAAAAGCCAAAATTGGAGTTTCAAGATAAGAAACTGTCACTCTAAAGAGGATAGCCCATGTACACACTCTTGAATGCCTCTATTTATGCAGTTGTTGTGCAGTTGAAGGCAAAGAATTGTTTACATAACCCCAAATGGCTAAAAAAGGACCTACCCAACCCAAGTCCGACAAATATTATCGCTTCCACAATGATTTTGAGTATACTAGAGAGGAATGTCGGCATTTAAAGAATGAGATAGAGCGACTCATTTAAAATGGAAACCTATAGGAGTGTGTGTATTGAGAAAAGACTCAGGGTACGCGTCTCTACCAAAAACACGAATATACTAAAGGAAAGGATGGGCGCAATCCCCAGGCGCTCTAAGGACCCCAATTACCAGCGGAAAGGGTTAATTCGCATGATTGTTAGAGGACTTATGGGAGAAGATACCCACATAGCATGAAAAGCCCAAATACTAGGGTGGAGGGAGTCGTCCCAGAAAAAATCCTAGATATAAAAACTATACAGCTCCAAAAGTAAGACCTTGACTTTAGGCCCTATTCTCTTGGACACGACCTAAGcaaaacaataataacaatatactCATCAAAATTTCAACTCGATAACCAGAACAACTATGAGTGCTAATCATTCAGCCTTCTTTTGGAATAACCTTCATCTCTTTTCTAGGTCAGCTAGATCTTGACTTGTCCATGTTATCACCTGTATTTGGAGAAGAAAATTCGAAATACGTAAACAAAAGTTTAGTGAGGCCATGGATGAGTGCACGTGGAAGAAAATAGTCATTATAAAAACTTTATCAAATTAGTTAAacacattttattaaatggCAATAATAAAGACACGTCTTTGAAAATCATATCAAGCAAGGACCGAGTCACATAATCATCATCTTATATCTCCGGAAAGACCGTTTGCTAGCTTATCCTTTATGCAAGAAGCAATCCCACAACCGCATAGAACTAGCATGCCTAGGTACATAGCAACGTCAACCACTTGCAGACAACCTCCAACTTGTCAATGAAATGACATCCAAGTGGAAATTGAACAATGAAGCCTCAACGGGTAGCCCAATGCTCTGGGCTAAAGTGTCCACTCCTGGGGCCATTGACTGCTCATCAAGAAACACATGATCAAATCTGTAAAATCAGTCGAAAAATCATATAGAAAATAGACCATCGTAAAGATCGCATGcaattatatgaaaaactgaatattatcaagaaaatGGGGTAAATGGGGTCTCTTTGATACTCATAAACTCTATAGGTAGCTTTCAATGGAAGTTCATAACGAGTTTGGACTCCCCTTGTGAAAGATGAAAGGTGGATAACTTAGAGGCTCGCTAATCTAAGGAGTAACTCAGCACCCTCCGCCACAAAATAGGGGCGATTGAAAGTTACACAAAGAATGCATTCAGTCCAAGCTTTGGCCTAACCCATTTGAAGACCCAATCCATGCAGAAATTTGGTATGAGGGCCTAGAGGTGCATAAGGCCCAAAAGGGAATAGCCCCCCATGATTTGATGGATGGGCCGTGATCGATGCTCATTAGCCTGAGACACTTGGTCCTACTGGGAATCAATTTGGCCATTCCTCCTAATGGTAAGAGACCATTTGGTCTGAGAGTGAATAAGCACCCACGTAGACTATGATAAGGACAAATCATTGGATGTTGCTCACATTCCTAACAACCCTTTAGAATCTCGAGGTATTATCCCTCAGGAATCTTATCCCATCACAGTCAGCATTCCTTGGTGATCTCTGCCAATCTCCCTGATTTTGTGAAAACTTACCCTCAGCAACCGTTGAAACTGAGTCCCCCGAGATCCTGCCTCCTAATCCACTTGGGGCTTAAACTATAAAATCTAAAAGCCtatttggttgtgttttcaatgagatttttttcacttttcactatttgggtagttgggattttgtttggtcaagccattttcattgagaatacattcttattttaattttcaaatttttgaaattataggtcacatgggtttgtcatacttgtcttatcttgtcagcatgtcttttcttgtttcaaatcaattaaaattatttcaaatggcaagactcactttgattattttataatttcacatattcaatcaatttggtcatctgtcacatcaaaaatacatatacctatattcaacattctcacacctatatacctacatttggaaacaactaatccaaatatattctcaattttcgcacaaaaaccaataaagcatttctacCCATTTCTAAAtgttggaaactgaaaatgaaaataaaaacacaaccaaacggggCTTAATCTTTCCCTCCAGTTTAGGGTAATGTGATCTTAATAGAAGTACATCTATCAACTCTAAAGCATTGTTCTTAGCAAATTCATTCGTCTATTTTATAAGTATTCATTGCtagtttattctttttggaatttatcattttatcatcaattattaatttgatcatcGGAGTACTGACATACTCTTTGTAGGTTCCCTTTATCATGTTTGCTAAAGATTCGGCCCAAACTTTTGAAGTCCAAAAAATTCCATAACGAGCACTTTTTGCTCACATTAGATATCATATAAGTTTAATTGTCGTGTATGAATCAATAGTTATATTACTTGATGttagcattattaaattaaacattcattttttttgttgatatttttaaaaaattaatctaaatgatactaatcaaaataaaatttattatttttatgaaaaaatagttttatttaacaaacaaCGAGtgcaaatatattaaaaaattgtatcttTTATGATAAGAAGACCAAATAGtctttaataattaagtttattttaaaagtgatttttttctaaatactATTAAAGTTaacttttatctattttttcctttctttacAAACATTACCCACATTTAATTTTGCTAgaactttcaacttttttttacaaaaaatcactttcctaaaaataatttttttttgcaaacactccGTTGTTACATAACATACACAAATTATGACCCATTTATATGTCAAGAACCGAGAGTCATGAACTTACTTAAAACATTTTAAACTCGTACaaataagatgttaataaaatttagggaaaaattatatttaaacttcctttaaaaatataagatgaaCCTTTTTCCcaataaagttttaaaattacacttacacccatttcaaaattttatcatttataccTTACGCTCTTTCGTTAtggtttggacgaaaaatactgaattagcaaaaaaattacataaatttttaatttgacccactcatttaacattttcatgttataattttatacttaaaagaaaaaaaataataaaattaacatcactctatatatttatatattatatttattcctttataagtatatatatacatatgggAACGTTAAATGAAGGACAAAACTAAAAGTCTacgtaatttcttttgttgatgttatattttctatCTATACCCTAACGGAAGAGGCtcatgtataaataaaattttcggAGGAGGTGTaagtaaaatttcaaaactttttaggaaaaagtgtaatttcatacTTTTAGAGGGtctctaaatgtaattaaccctaaaatttataaaatgtcaaatcttattttaaaaataatttttttgaactatttgaataaattaagatactatttttataagtcTTAGAATTAAAATGTGAATCAATATTTACGCAGAAACTAACTcataatatcttaaaattaaatttaaaactcaatatttcttttagaaaaacttataaactcctaacatataatttttgaatttcataaacccattttttataaaattcaataacactttatattattgtttctATAGAACCTCAAACATCTAacgaaataattaaaaagaaaaagtataaatcCATCCAGCACCATGTGATATGTGTTGCTGCAAATTGAGTTGTAGAGAACTAGAGCCAACCCTCTTCAACCAAAAAGGTGAAACATATCCTCATCAATCTGAACAAGCCGCAAACTGAAACTTTAAGCCActtaaatcataaataacaGCATTATAGCAACATCAAGTTGCTTTAAAATGCTTTACAGTATCCTTTCATCTCCTCATTTATTAGTACATAACACTACTCAGATACTCTTACATTCACCTCTGGATATGATCTTGACATTCTTGTTTCATTGCTAGGCCAAGTTCTTACAGAACAACTGACCGACTAACGTGATCGGTTTGGTGTGAACATTCTCCTTAAACCCAACAAAAGAAGCAATAGCCCGACATAGTCAAATTTGTAAGCCAATCTAATGAAGTCCATCTTAAACTCATTCCATGGAGGATGTCTCGGCTCGAGTTCCAAAAAGAAAGTTCTGTGCATAACTGGTTTCTCGTGGCTGAATGTGTCAAAGGAGTACTTGCCATGGTACCTCCCGAAACCACTAGGACCGACACCTCCAAAAGGCAGCCCATCACATATAAACTGCAGTACAGGTAATGTCATCAAGATGCTCAGTCTCACCTTGAGGGCATCAAAAAGAACAGGACACAAGATTTATGTAGTTCACAAAAATCGGACTATGTCCACTGGTGAAGAGGAGAGTATTTCACTATATCAGGACAAGGTACAAAAGTAGTGCACAATGGCTCACAAAAGTTAACCTAtagcttataaatttaattagcatAGGGTGTAATGGATCAAACGTTTTTTCTTACCTCCGCTCTGTTTCAGAAAAAGGGTCTATCGACTTCGGGCCTAGGAATTTAAGACATGCCATACCAACAACAAGGAAAGGAGGCCTACCTGGATCAGGGAATCATTAAATACCACACTCCCAGATGATGtttcttgcaaaatttgtTCCTTTAGTTTCCCATTTTTGGTAAATCCATAAATGGTGAGAGGCTTTGGTCTAGCATTGATGAAGTCAATGCTTTCTTCAATGTTATCAAGCTGCAATGAAAAATCTTTGTTATTGGAGAGGAAATAGTTTCAGCAGTGTGTAAAACATTGCACTACAGTTGTTAGGAATGTATTGATTTTACTGTGATGATGGGGAGCAATGGCCCAAATATTTCTTCAGTCATAATCTGAGAATCTAGTGGAGGATCCAGTAAAATTGTCGGCTCGATCATCCTGTAAATGTGCAATAATTTTCAGGTGCTTCTTTGCGTTTATAAAGCAGAAGTAGAGGAAGCAGGAAGCCGAGAACTAACAATTTTTCTCTGTTGATTGAGCCACCATAAACAATGGAAGCCGCCACACCAGGTTCCTCAAGAAATTTGCATATCCTATCAAAGTGTTGGTTGTTCACAATTCTACAAATattctgcaatttttccaTGTTTTCGCCGTAAAATCTTTTGATACAACTCTTCAGTGATTCAACCTGAAAGACACCATAAAAGATGGACTTTAATTAGGTTTGCTCAGGAAAATGCCCCAAATATTGGATGGAGGATTAGCTAAATACCAGAAGTGAAGCAAACTTTTGCTGCACGAGCACATAATCGATTCCTATGCATGCTTGTCCAGCACATGATCCCCACTTCCCACTTGCTATTCTCTTCACAGCCACCTTAAACCAGaatacaaacacaaaaaataagaaaaagcattttaagaattataaataacatagGTCTTAGAGTGTTTCTTTACCACTAACTANNNNNNNNNNATAGATGTGAacaatttttcagttttcataTCCATCATCTCTTAATCAGATGGTTTTATTTATAACCGAGTGTACTTGTAGTCTTGTTCGAAATAGATACTAGACACCTTAAAATCTGAGTCAGAAAAAGAGTCTAGAATGACAGGACATTTTCCACCCAGCTCTAGAGTCACCGGTGTCAAATGCTTTGCTGCTGCAGACATGATTGTACGCCCTACTCGTGGACTCCCTGGAACAATAGTTAAGAAAGTGAAAACTATGTTTCAATTTGCATTTGAGGAAGTTTTCAAAAACCATGACGTCGTAGTCTGTCCATTTGGAAACATGGTCATACAGAGaagcatgattaattaaatatcaacatattttttaaagaattctgcacaagaaacaaaaaattccaagaaagGGAACCTGTGAAGAATATTTTGTCCCATGGATGCTGCAATAGTTGTTCGGCAACATCACTTCCACCTTCGATAATTTTAATGGCTTCAGAGTCTAAGTAACATGGAATTGTACGACACAGTAAAGAAGAACATGCTGGTGCTAGCTCGGAAGGCTTTATGACCACTGTGTTTCCAGCAGATATTGCCCCAATTAAAGGATCCAGTGTAAGAGCTGAATAAAGACCCCGAGCATTAGTATAAAGGATCACAAGAGCTCTAagcatattaattttaattttttatgaagaaaaagtaATGTAAGAAACTTCTGGTTAATGTTAATCTTGCTTAAACCTTAAAGGGACAGATTTGCACAAATCCGTTGACAAGTGAAAACATGATGAATGAGAATTACAAGTAACTCACAGAAGGGGAAATTCCAGGATCCAATTATGAGTACGGTACCCAGTGGCTCTGGCAACACTTCTGCTCTTGATGGAAACAAAAGCAAGGGTAGCTGGGCCTGGACATGCCATCCACAATTATATAGTTTAGACATATTAAATAGTTGTACCTTCGACCAATGGCTTCTCTTTTAGTAATCCTTAAGCAGAATATAATACCATATTCTAACCCCCATTATTTTATTGCCATTAAAGATCGACTCCTGCAAACTGATGATACTACAAAAATCCAAATCAGCTAGGTCAGAATTTCTCAAGTTAGCTCTCTCCCTCACAATGGGATATGCCTTGATTTGCCCTATTTCACTATACTAGATTATCTATCAACACAAgaactatacattttttaGATAACCGAGCTACAACAACATAAATCCAGAGTATCTCCGTAAACTAATAGCAATTTCCTCATCATAGGCATACAAATCTCTTAGAGATGAAAATACACTTTCATGAAGAGGGGGATGAGACTAATAGGGTGTTaggaaaattatttagaaaatctCACAAACTCATACATCTAATAAGATGTTTTTGGAACATATAAGATgtcaatcttattttaaaataagttcttGAAgtgtagaaataaaataagatgataGAAGTTATAAGATGTCGGTAATGAGaactttgtaatttatttgaagaagTTTGTTAAGATCttgaaaataagttagaaactccttacattttaaaaagggGTTATAATCTTATAACCTCTTATTTtttgagcttataagctcaccCAAAAACCCAGTAGAATTGGAAGCTGTAAATCTTCTCAGAGACTTCTCTCATGCTCTTGCACTATCTATCCCTATGAGAAACGGAAACTGATGAAATTCCATTTGATAAAATAGTACTACCTTTTTCGGTGCCATCCATTTCTTGATGTTCAGCAAAGAGTGTTCTGCTGATTTTTTCACCAATCCAATCTGCAATGTGAGATCAGGGGgtggggaaagaaaaaaagattggACACTGAGCCAGCAGAAGATGACAAAAGTTACTggtttctttcaattttcctGCTTCAGGGACTGAATTATTGCATTATTCAAGTATGCTAATTGTCAATAAACAGACAAGATTTACAAATAACCACAAAAATTACTACAACCCTTTTCATTTTAGGACaagtaatcaaaattataGGCAAAAAGCACACCTTTACGtacaatctaaaaataaacacaaaagTTCATGCAATCCTTTACAGCTTAGGACAAGTAACCAAAATTATAGGCAAAAAGCACAGCCTTCTTTAGATACAATCTAACAAATAACCATATGATTGCGCAATTTCACAAATGACCAATGGACTGATTTCATTTTCTGCAAAACACAAACCATAAAGACCAAAAATGACggccttttcttttatagaaagaaaaaacaaaaaacgaGAAAAAGCATTGACACAAAGTAATCCCCAATATCAATCTCTGCTTCGCATCACGGAAACCATCGAAGCCCAAACTTCTGCTAAAACCCCGTTTGATATTTCGCAAATTTCCAGCATTCATATTAACCACAAaccacagagagagagagagtgaaatCTGAAGGAActacaaacaaacaaacaaaagaccTCATCGCGGTAAGCTTCAACAGGGTGTTTCCCAAGATCCTGTTCCAAGGCTTCAAGAATCTGGGCTTCGTTTTCTGCTAAATATTTAACAAGGGCTAGAAGTTGGGCTTTCCTCCAATCAACTCCTCTGGTTCTCCCGCTTCTGAAAGTTCGCCTCAGCCCCTCCAATCCCTCCATCTCTAAACCCTCCGACAGTCGCTTCAACTCTATGTATGCAATAATTGTCTTGCTAACATATTAATAGGCATTGACGTTACTTGATCCAGCATTGAATGCAAGCTGCTCACCCATCACTCGTCAGCCACGAATTAAAGACGGGCCCAGCTCGCCAGCTGCCATCTACTTCTTCCCCATCTTCAGGCAGCATGACTTTCACGCCGCCTAATTCAAGCTAGAGCTCGGGTTAAAACTTCAAAGTGACATAAATGCTGGATTGTTATGAAACTCGGGAAGCAGCCGTACCTGTAGGTTGAAAATTTCTAGAGAATGCCGTAAACGAGTAAAGTGTTTCTAATGGAGAAGTaacagaaagagagaaagaaaaaggaagaagaaacgagaacaagagagagaaagagggttTTTGgattgtgtttggatttgtaatttgagtgttttggttttgtgttttggaaatagagatagaaaaataaaaataaataagtatgtgtttgaAATAGATagtatatttggatttgtgttttgataaaatataaaataatttaaaataagtggtgtatgtttgatgttggaatATATGAGACAAGTTACTGTTGgatgtcaaatcatgtctttttttgtatatatttcttaatataattgtatatgtatataatagtttgtttgttagtgaaatatagtatatatatttaaattaagtaattatctttgttaaatatttttttaacattttaaataataattacaaatttaatgaataatttactGCACTGTAGTATTGTCTCGAAAATGATCTTGTTACACCTACAatttggactaaaaaaatataatatataaacatttgaataatagatatttttaattaagtatgtattattggtatattgtcCTAAACATTTGaataatagatatttttaattaagtatgtattattggtatattgtcctcaattttcaaatttctcaaatattacactgaagtattaaaaattttgagttcgaaatattaaaatagtgtaagttcaaaaaatttgtaattaatatttagtttaaaaattttgagttcgaaatattaaaatagtgtaagttcaaaaaatttgtaattaatatttagtaaatttaagTATAGTAATGTGATGAAAATACATTCGTTAGACCTTATATTCggattgattaattataatagataattaaagtaataaaaaatatgaatttcgtATATAGTACTATTGTATTATTCGCAATATACAAAACTAAGTAATTTATTGaggtagaaaattttaaaatatttttagtcagTAGCAttgatagtaaatatttttaatatcaatatttttgtaagttaaaaattatttttatatataattgttgcTTAGATTTAACATAtagcatatatattaaataatatataatatacattatatagataatttagaaaaattcactATATCTCATTTGCTTTGGTGTGGAgtttattactttatattaaataataattaaaaattaaataaataattatatgcacTACAGTATTATGTTGAAAATGATTTCATCCGTCTTTATATTCGtggtgaaaatatttaattgataaatcaaataataagtaaTTGCATTACGCATGCAGTAATTATACAGTGTCCACACggttcaaattttgaaaaaattttcgTTCAAATAGAAAACTATATAGAGTCCAAAACatgtaaataatcaaagtTGAATTAATTAGCATTGATTAGTTAAAAAcagaacaattaaaattatttttaatcatgacaTACAAGGCTGTCAATTTTTAGGGAATgatgaaaatgtaattacacaacTGCAcgatatat includes the following:
- the LOC105171095 gene encoding aldehyde dehydrogenase family 3 member F1, which codes for MEGLEGLRRTFRSGRTRGVDWRKAQLLALVKYLAENEAQILEALEQDLGKHPVEAYRDEIGLVKKSAEHSLLNIKKWMAPKKAQLPLLLFPSRAEVLPEPLGTVLIIGSWNFPFSLTLDPLIGAISAGNTVVIKPSELAPACSSLLCRTIPCYLDSEAIKIIEGGSDVAEQLLQHPWDKIFFTGSPRVGRTIMSAAAKHLTPVTLELGGKCPVILDSFSDSDFKVAVKRIASGKWGSCAGQACIGIDYVLVQQKFASLLVESLKSCIKRFYGENMEKLQNICRIVNNQHFDRICKFLEEPGVAASIVYGGSINREKLMIEPTILLDPPLDSQIMTEEIFGPLLPIITLDNIEESIDFINARPKPLTIYGFTKNGKLKEQILQETSSGSVVFNDSLIQFICDGLPFGGVGPSGFGRYHGKYSFDTFSHEKPVMHRTFFLELEPRHPPWNEFKMDFIRLAYKFDYVGLLLLLLGLRRMFTPNRSR